The proteins below are encoded in one region of Candidatus Methylarchaceae archaeon HK02M2:
- a CDS encoding MFS transporter, giving the protein MKSRYSKGISINILLLGIVSFLNDFSSEMINPILPMFITALGGGGLIIGLIGGLRDSITSVLFIFSGFWSDKIGKRKIFVTSGYLTSAVSKLLLSFSMIWQHVLIFSGFERVGKGLRNAPRDAIIADSMPKEKGKGFGIHRALDTSGAILGSVVVFILFWFLKFGFNLIIFSAAIFAFVSLIPLNFVKERRMKIYDVNWKISLKRFSSSFKLFIFVTAVFYLANFSYMFFILKAQEVFIGTESVGVPILLYVLFNTSYATLAVPFGILSDKIGKRNVILFGYLLFSLTSLCFAFFDSLIALIILFVLYGMVYAIIDGNQRAYVSDLTSEEIRATALGTFHMTIGLITLPASLIAGFLWQFVAPNATFIYGSVISLFSVVLFLVLRNRFD; this is encoded by the coding sequence ATGAAGAGCAGATATTCAAAAGGAATCAGCATAAATATACTCTTACTAGGAATTGTAAGTTTTCTGAACGATTTTAGTAGCGAAATGATAAACCCGATATTACCTATGTTCATTACAGCATTGGGTGGAGGTGGTTTGATCATCGGTTTGATAGGAGGGTTGAGGGACAGCATAACAAGTGTTCTTTTCATTTTTTCTGGATTTTGGTCTGATAAAATTGGAAAAAGAAAAATTTTTGTAACTTCTGGCTATTTAACTTCTGCTGTCTCCAAATTACTGCTATCCTTTTCGATGATATGGCAACATGTACTAATCTTCTCAGGTTTTGAGAGAGTTGGAAAGGGTTTGAGAAATGCACCAAGGGATGCTATAATTGCAGACTCTATGCCTAAAGAGAAGGGAAAAGGTTTTGGGATTCATAGAGCCCTTGATACGTCTGGTGCCATCTTAGGGTCGGTAGTTGTCTTCATCTTATTTTGGTTCTTAAAGTTTGGATTTAACTTAATTATATTCTCTGCAGCAATCTTTGCATTTGTTTCTTTGATCCCACTAAATTTTGTAAAAGAGAGGAGAATGAAAATATATGATGTAAACTGGAAGATAAGTCTAAAAAGATTTTCAAGTTCTTTTAAGTTATTCATCTTCGTAACGGCTGTATTCTATCTTGCCAATTTCAGTTATATGTTCTTCATACTTAAAGCACAAGAGGTTTTTATAGGTACAGAATCGGTTGGTGTTCCTATTTTACTATATGTCTTATTCAATACATCTTATGCTACACTTGCGGTCCCTTTTGGTATTCTTTCTGATAAAATTGGCAAGAGGAATGTCATTCTTTTTGGATATCTTTTATTCTCATTAACATCACTTTGTTTTGCATTCTTCGATTCATTAATAGCTCTCATCATCTTATTCGTCCTTTATGGCATGGTCTATGCAATTATTGATGGAAATCAACGGGCTTACGTTTCTGATTTAACATCAGAAGAAATTAGAGCAACAGCTTTAGGAACTTTCCATATGACAATCGGTCTGATAACACTACCAGCGAGTTTAATTGCAGGGTTCTTATGGCAGTTTGTTGCTCCAAATGCAACTTTTATTTATGGTAGCGTGATAAGTTTATTTTCGGTTGTTTTATTTCTTGTTTTAAGAAATCGTTTTGATTGA